From a single Photobacterium gaetbulicola Gung47 genomic region:
- a CDS encoding dnd system-associated protein 2 (COG0433) produces the protein MSVEQFDNFLAEQILSGTGTEIEVGGRYQFRCHDYSLRLRLFDALERLQSTKTVINGHEYPKIKINSCYVIPLLHADDAESQKGAHEHYLAKLRDEVVEQTEGLEGCALLYIHDSSLDTIVNSSKSLQEPGEVWSLPQIKDIFIGLIDEQDKGKDVSKCLLDDQFNSLVENGTTIFGFEPLYRAVEDGDLRFNELGMFEDPLVAEMSGNSKQIKKRLEENRALYQALSFEVEHFSDQLHDRLKSFGEKFIREHFTETDAWKDVEYESFVQEKKNNAQQRLILEEELASEGMTITGRNRAETKAGMRDRHLIIELDEGVDEFELKVIFQGASNLDKREFKVQPPKALNKQEVISTRNGLKTASASLTGQYHNEPLFFNLALKRENKSEAYNFRCLVIRKGEFYIEPFKNIFLVEHSKQRLTLNMKENKLPVRDEEGAIFTLTDAQQEVDIIEYALVDFEALANEADEINFAVKSGDNLLKFNVEGAVATDSLSLPLLLNRSRYHKLFKDDYNGELYSQKAKVGIDNSEFTVPALRLKLLRWEELFVNEKVIAISDDSYQPLDDLQAIDVGIFSSYLELFDYLEQRRSTLSLASWGDELTEIVANVVDTYLNYVEAIPTGGMLTKEQKLALRIGIVTSEQDVYYSPFHPLNLAYYLHLRNAMCREGSFAHLPDVTFERLSPKGLLPYVHHPEHEFAYNQQVKENAFWIKSVPQEKSTLSFVRKLVKEKIDEFQTAFSQLFTGSEKSIIVNAVNQDEANELFLGLVDYIRSNLEQSTSIHINLYDETLAFNAFDHFAETANYDDLKKWLELDKGKAREVADTIIDILRTRLTYSKFTNNQAKKNGQAYSHICFFRNASKVKCESVSIDSVESGIACDGFLPGEAAYRDQDSFITGFGLKNVDYSNNQKLRLAKAIGTLGQCASQETTYETSKALALSITSEFKDSLKLAYDSSIWTTIIEPRVTLDFFHSNEDVVLIHYSDQYTSSSSYDAITVTAQRSLFEKVIEKGDGGQINEFNAFNGDWLLNMMTCEPKINKERRGIIGAYKFVTSLVHGSDVTWVPLSIAEMIRVSGNVGLKMSDSDFSRNANGYKKGAISDDILLVGFKDQQMYLLPVEVKTGATPDYKKAVEQAKELLRYLSEDILGEDTLASKLNRSLFMRQVLMQVDKYRLYNVFSTDYFDALLCEKEVWLKGDYTLAKIAEYPDGFVVSHLEGASCLAPDYRMRSGILQVELPMALLPNLVKTPLQELIYKLDIVSIYHVPTQFVLHGDTSSADLAFEQLDPEESCGEKIISDLEQGRDLVIKAEKESENCQLKSVANEETVLESAKQESKATIEGAEQRVDAVIQPQESGNNLNVLFGHNALTQAPLNWEPTNTAKFMNTNTGIIGTMGTGKTQFTKSVITQLNRNQVDNVSSAPIGMLIFDYKEDYVDESFLNENKAKRVTLDRLPFNPLSLVGDKPKLPVHTASSFANTMAKAFRLGPKQQMKLKNLVIDAYEAKGIDRSDSSTWSIPAPTISDVWDIFLAQDKIDEDLLYVALDSLVSYEIFEPDASKVQSLFDLLNGVTVVELKGNDESVQNLVVALTLDLFYSQMQKKGKPEVQGDFRQITKMVLVDEADNFMSQNFPSLRKILKEGREYGVGVILSTQDITHFQTGENDYSSYVLTWVIHRVAKIRPQELKAMFGVNEKAEQEKLMETINKLDKHYSLYIDGAKKIVKMRDRAFWELERNIS, from the coding sequence ATGTCCGTAGAACAATTCGATAACTTTCTGGCGGAACAAATTCTTTCAGGTACAGGGACCGAAATTGAAGTTGGTGGCCGTTATCAATTTCGTTGCCATGATTACAGCTTGAGATTGAGACTGTTTGATGCATTGGAAAGGTTACAATCCACTAAAACTGTGATAAATGGACATGAGTACCCAAAAATTAAAATAAACTCATGCTATGTAATTCCTCTATTGCACGCTGATGATGCAGAGAGCCAAAAAGGTGCTCATGAGCATTACCTAGCAAAATTACGGGATGAAGTCGTTGAGCAGACCGAAGGCTTAGAGGGCTGTGCACTTCTATATATACATGATAGCTCCTTAGATACCATTGTTAATTCTTCAAAAAGTTTACAAGAGCCTGGAGAAGTTTGGAGCTTGCCACAGATTAAAGATATTTTTATTGGTCTTATTGATGAGCAGGATAAAGGCAAAGATGTTTCTAAATGCCTGCTAGATGATCAGTTTAATTCGTTGGTGGAAAACGGAACGACAATATTTGGATTTGAACCATTGTACAGAGCAGTGGAGGATGGTGATCTTCGCTTCAATGAGCTCGGAATGTTTGAAGACCCGCTTGTCGCAGAGATGAGCGGAAACTCTAAACAGATTAAAAAACGTTTGGAAGAAAACCGGGCCTTGTACCAAGCGCTCTCATTTGAAGTAGAGCATTTTAGCGATCAACTTCACGATCGTTTGAAGTCGTTTGGTGAGAAATTTATAAGGGAACACTTTACTGAAACAGACGCATGGAAGGATGTAGAGTATGAGTCTTTCGTTCAAGAGAAGAAGAATAATGCTCAGCAAAGATTAATTTTAGAAGAAGAGTTAGCTTCTGAAGGCATGACAATCACAGGGCGAAATCGAGCAGAAACAAAAGCTGGTATGCGAGATCGTCATCTCATTATAGAGCTGGATGAGGGTGTCGACGAGTTTGAATTGAAAGTGATATTTCAAGGTGCAAGCAACCTAGATAAAAGAGAATTCAAAGTACAGCCACCGAAAGCGCTGAACAAGCAAGAAGTTATCAGTACTCGAAATGGTTTAAAAACAGCATCAGCTAGCTTGACGGGGCAATATCATAATGAACCTCTATTCTTCAACCTAGCTCTTAAGCGAGAGAATAAGTCTGAGGCTTACAATTTCCGTTGCTTAGTGATTCGTAAAGGTGAGTTCTATATCGAACCTTTTAAGAACATTTTTTTGGTTGAGCATTCTAAGCAACGTTTAACGCTCAATATGAAAGAGAATAAGTTACCCGTAAGGGACGAGGAAGGCGCGATTTTCACTCTTACTGATGCTCAACAAGAAGTAGATATTATTGAATACGCATTGGTGGATTTTGAAGCACTAGCAAATGAGGCTGATGAAATTAATTTTGCAGTCAAGTCTGGTGATAATCTTTTGAAGTTTAATGTGGAAGGGGCGGTTGCTACTGATTCTCTTAGCCTACCTCTGCTCCTAAATCGTAGTCGTTATCACAAGCTTTTTAAAGATGACTATAACGGTGAGCTATATTCACAGAAAGCTAAAGTCGGGATTGACAATAGTGAGTTTACTGTACCTGCTTTACGCTTAAAGCTCTTGCGTTGGGAAGAGCTATTCGTCAATGAAAAAGTAATCGCAATTTCCGATGATAGCTATCAGCCTCTCGATGACTTGCAGGCAATTGATGTTGGCATTTTTTCATCTTACCTAGAGCTATTTGATTATCTTGAGCAGCGTCGTAGTACATTGTCACTGGCATCTTGGGGGGATGAGTTAACAGAAATAGTTGCAAATGTTGTTGATACTTACCTGAACTATGTTGAGGCTATTCCTACAGGTGGTATGTTAACAAAAGAGCAGAAGTTAGCATTGCGAATTGGTATCGTGACGTCTGAGCAAGATGTTTACTATTCACCGTTTCATCCTTTGAATTTGGCCTACTATCTTCACCTTAGAAACGCTATGTGCCGTGAAGGTAGTTTTGCGCATCTTCCTGATGTCACTTTTGAGCGCCTTTCTCCAAAAGGTTTGCTACCTTACGTACATCACCCTGAGCATGAGTTTGCTTACAACCAGCAAGTAAAAGAGAATGCATTTTGGATTAAGAGTGTTCCGCAAGAGAAAAGTACCCTTTCATTTGTTCGCAAGCTAGTAAAAGAGAAGATAGATGAGTTCCAAACCGCATTTAGTCAGTTATTTACTGGTTCTGAAAAGAGTATTATTGTAAATGCAGTTAACCAAGATGAGGCTAATGAACTATTTCTTGGGCTGGTCGATTATATTCGTAGCAACCTAGAGCAATCGACTTCTATCCACATCAACCTTTATGACGAAACATTAGCGTTTAATGCATTTGATCATTTTGCAGAAACTGCAAACTATGATGACCTGAAGAAATGGCTTGAGCTAGATAAAGGCAAGGCGCGTGAAGTTGCTGACACCATTATTGACATCCTTCGAACACGGTTAACCTACAGTAAGTTCACCAATAATCAGGCGAAGAAGAACGGGCAAGCCTATTCGCACATATGCTTTTTCAGAAACGCATCGAAAGTGAAGTGTGAATCCGTATCAATTGATAGTGTTGAGAGTGGTATCGCATGTGATGGCTTCCTCCCTGGTGAAGCTGCCTATCGTGACCAAGACTCATTTATTACTGGTTTTGGCCTCAAGAATGTGGATTACTCAAACAATCAAAAGCTGAGGTTAGCAAAAGCTATTGGTACGTTAGGGCAATGCGCTAGTCAGGAAACGACCTACGAGACGAGTAAAGCATTGGCGCTATCGATTACGTCTGAGTTCAAGGATTCACTTAAGCTAGCTTATGATAGTTCTATTTGGACGACCATCATTGAGCCACGAGTAACATTGGATTTTTTCCACAGTAATGAAGATGTTGTTCTCATCCACTACTCAGATCAATACACTAGCTCTTCAAGCTATGATGCGATTACTGTAACAGCGCAGCGTAGCCTGTTTGAAAAAGTGATAGAAAAGGGAGATGGCGGTCAAATCAATGAATTTAATGCCTTTAATGGTGATTGGCTGCTCAATATGATGACATGTGAACCCAAGATCAATAAAGAGCGTAGGGGGATTATCGGGGCTTATAAGTTCGTAACCAGTTTGGTGCATGGCTCAGACGTCACTTGGGTACCCCTCTCGATCGCGGAGATGATACGAGTCTCAGGCAACGTTGGCTTGAAGATGTCGGATAGTGATTTCTCTCGTAACGCGAATGGCTATAAAAAAGGCGCAATTTCTGATGATATACTTTTGGTCGGTTTTAAAGACCAACAGATGTACTTACTTCCGGTAGAGGTGAAAACTGGTGCTACCCCTGACTATAAAAAAGCAGTGGAGCAGGCAAAGGAGTTGCTACGCTATTTAAGCGAAGACATATTGGGTGAAGATACATTAGCAAGTAAGTTAAATCGCAGCTTATTCATGCGCCAGGTACTAATGCAAGTAGATAAATACCGCTTGTACAATGTATTTTCTACGGATTATTTTGATGCATTATTGTGTGAAAAAGAAGTGTGGTTGAAAGGAGATTACACTCTAGCAAAGATTGCGGAATACCCTGATGGTTTTGTAGTTAGCCACTTAGAAGGGGCAAGTTGCCTTGCTCCTGACTATCGAATGCGCAGTGGCATTTTACAAGTAGAGTTACCTATGGCTCTGTTACCTAACTTAGTAAAAACACCGCTTCAAGAACTAATTTACAAGCTGGATATTGTTAGTATTTATCATGTTCCCACTCAGTTTGTACTACATGGTGATACTAGCTCTGCGGACTTAGCATTTGAACAATTAGACCCAGAGGAAAGTTGCGGTGAGAAGATTATAAGCGACTTAGAGCAGGGGCGTGACCTAGTAATTAAAGCTGAAAAAGAAAGTGAAAACTGCCAGCTGAAAAGTGTGGCAAATGAAGAAACAGTTTTAGAAAGTGCTAAACAAGAATCGAAAGCTACTATTGAGGGGGCAGAGCAGAGGGTAGATGCAGTTATACAACCACAGGAATCAGGTAATAACCTGAACGTATTGTTTGGCCATAATGCGCTAACTCAAGCTCCGTTAAACTGGGAGCCAACTAATACGGCCAAATTTATGAATACCAATACCGGTATTATTGGCACTATGGGAACAGGTAAAACACAATTTACGAAATCAGTAATTACTCAGTTAAATCGTAATCAAGTTGACAACGTGAGTAGCGCGCCTATTGGCATGTTGATTTTTGACTACAAGGAAGATTATGTAGACGAAAGTTTCTTGAACGAGAATAAAGCTAAACGAGTAACCTTAGACAGGCTTCCTTTTAACCCCCTTAGTCTTGTTGGAGATAAACCCAAACTGCCTGTCCATACAGCTAGTTCATTTGCGAATACGATGGCTAAAGCATTCAGGCTTGGGCCTAAGCAGCAAATGAAGTTAAAAAATCTTGTAATCGATGCGTATGAGGCCAAAGGGATCGATCGTTCAGACTCTTCAACTTGGAGCATCCCGGCACCGACTATCTCAGATGTATGGGATATCTTTTTAGCTCAAGACAAAATTGATGAAGATTTGTTATATGTTGCTTTAGATAGCCTTGTGTCTTATGAGATTTTTGAGCCTGACGCGAGTAAGGTTCAAAGTTTGTTCGATTTGCTAAACGGTGTAACGGTTGTTGAGCTGAAAGGAAATGATGAATCAGTTCAAAATCTTGTTGTGGCACTTACCTTGGATCTTTTCTATTCGCAAATGCAGAAGAAAGGTAAGCCAGAAGTACAGGGGGATTTCCGCCAAATCACCAAGATGGTTTTGGTTGATGAGGCTGATAACTTTATGTCTCAAAACTTTCCAAGCTTACGTAAGATCTTGAAGGAAGGTCGTGAGTACGGCGTTGGTGTAATTTTATCAACACAGGACATTACGCATTTCCAAACTGGTGAAAATGACTATTCAAGTTATGTGCTTACATGGGTTATCCACCGCGTTGCTAAGATCCGCCCTCAGGAGCTGAAAGCCATGTTTGGCGTAAATGAAAAAGCCGAGCAAGAGAAGCTCATGGAAACGATCAATAAATTGGATAAGCACTACAGCTTGTATATCGATGGAGCTAAGAAGATAGTCAAGATGAGAGATAGGGCTTTTTGGGAGCTAGAAAGAAACATATCTTAA
- a CDS encoding dnd system-associated protein 1, whose protein sequence is MTLDNYKQPFNPNLPQTADRVPNKNSLNSYLPIRTKGNDFKWNAVIGLVLCGLLRKKIESYSYEEFTGDCRDAFLEKLGDEEFWDVLKEMYFDGNDIFSVSPELLLFRAQKDQLDAGDSRIASMFINLLRGLRISEFDEQLNFIEREMLQTLRAKMKDDFSTQASEEPYLPYLSKAFREDLKFLTSRPKYLLNEIESFLSFYGFTYTAQLSLALTDWRSGEEPIAKPLYFIMDHERASNERIHVKDHGYKLFSESATRLFPMLTMLELLQPQYGEKNAIKVPLWAISKDVQDSKLDNLTMELANFARAFKSQRNLNTPLEESESSLDWLTNIMKLAMAQFSFGERFNINKKYVAEVEKTLASHFIQNRRRGGRVLVLNQDYLILLTNLAVGERDKLRFHELIAAFKLRGIFVDKQTEQELIKFYERIGNVERMSDSGDAVYVRRTIR, encoded by the coding sequence ATGACATTGGATAACTACAAGCAACCATTTAACCCTAATCTTCCTCAAACAGCGGATAGGGTTCCAAATAAGAATAGTTTAAACAGCTATTTGCCAATACGAACCAAAGGGAATGACTTCAAATGGAATGCTGTAATTGGCCTTGTATTGTGTGGGTTGTTACGCAAAAAAATAGAAAGTTACAGCTATGAAGAGTTCACCGGTGATTGTCGAGATGCGTTTTTAGAGAAGTTAGGAGATGAAGAGTTTTGGGATGTATTGAAGGAAATGTATTTTGACGGCAACGACATTTTCTCAGTAAGCCCAGAGCTTTTGTTGTTCCGTGCCCAAAAAGATCAACTGGATGCTGGTGACTCACGAATTGCCTCTATGTTTATCAATCTATTACGTGGATTGCGGATAAGTGAGTTTGATGAACAGTTAAACTTTATTGAACGAGAGATGCTCCAAACACTTCGGGCTAAGATGAAAGATGATTTTTCAACGCAGGCCAGCGAAGAGCCATACTTGCCGTACCTTTCGAAAGCATTTAGAGAGGATTTGAAGTTCTTAACTAGTCGTCCAAAGTACTTATTAAACGAGATAGAGTCTTTTTTATCATTTTATGGTTTTACCTATACAGCACAGCTCAGTTTAGCTCTGACAGACTGGCGCTCTGGTGAAGAACCAATAGCCAAGCCATTGTACTTCATCATGGATCATGAACGTGCAAGTAATGAGCGTATTCACGTTAAAGACCATGGCTACAAGCTATTTAGTGAGTCAGCGACACGGTTATTTCCGATGTTAACCATGCTCGAACTACTTCAGCCTCAATATGGAGAAAAGAATGCTATAAAAGTTCCTCTATGGGCTATCTCTAAAGATGTTCAAGACTCCAAGCTTGATAACCTGACAATGGAGTTAGCTAACTTTGCTAGAGCATTTAAATCTCAGCGTAACTTAAATACACCATTAGAAGAGTCTGAATCATCCCTAGACTGGCTTACCAATATAATGAAACTGGCAATGGCCCAGTTTAGTTTCGGTGAGCGTTTCAATATTAATAAAAAGTATGTTGCAGAAGTAGAGAAGACTCTTGCTTCTCATTTCATTCAAAATCGCCGCCGTGGCGGTCGTGTGCTTGTCCTTAATCAAGATTACCTCATCTTGCTGACTAACCTTGCGGTTGGTGAAAGGGATAAGCTTCGTTTCCATGAACTTATCGCTGCATTCAAATTACGCGGTATTTTTGTCGATAAGCAAACAGAGCAAGAACTAATTAAATTTTATGAGCGCATTGGTAATGTTGAGCGCATGAGTGATAGTGGAGATGCAGTTTATGTCCGTAGAACAATTCGATAA
- a CDS encoding dnd system-associated protein 3: MSTEIFILDYRNISILYYGFNCLLSRDEQLNFAQALSILSKSSPYAVSTEREQTDHLSTYKEYIYIKTDIVTDFYQALLSAKPREIIFLCGSSGDGKSEILTRYSRKFAATRDFHLDATHSFDRSQTAIQTLDGRFTKSKQNEKPLVVGINVGMLGNYAEEGCEEHSDIKASIKAFLENRAEDIPDNHTYLDFEQYPKFTLGHEGSSSDFVEQFLARLTKPTLENPFYALYSNQVEKQGHTRLTANFALLGLASVQKTLISLLLKARLIKDQFLTARALLDFVFQSLAMKGYLFDNIFSGADNELLDHIQSFDPSNLHTREIDQFVLQFDLGIEDKGFALLKEQVKELGVYEIESAASYLRLAYLLKDETKFENDYLKTLKVDFESTLVEQYASMWLLHKDFDGKGKARQVITRFYKDTLISAIHRYCNRNSPSLAKNQYFVSEYNGFKTAVELDVRADHAKIRSGGVSKVGLFNAYILVDDKSINPMPISINLLELLDKINRGYRPNKHDKNAVLLLDEVIEQIWSVANKKDSLFIIGDEKRYQVTNEEDEYFEVSEL, encoded by the coding sequence TTGTCAACAGAAATTTTTATCTTAGATTACAGGAACATTAGTATTCTGTATTATGGATTCAATTGTCTATTATCCAGGGACGAACAGTTGAACTTTGCACAAGCCCTCAGCATATTATCTAAGTCTTCACCTTATGCAGTCAGCACAGAGCGTGAACAAACCGATCATTTATCGACTTATAAAGAATATATCTATATCAAAACGGATATAGTGACTGATTTTTATCAGGCTTTGCTTTCAGCTAAACCCCGTGAGATTATCTTTCTGTGTGGTAGTAGCGGTGATGGTAAGTCAGAGATCCTTACTCGTTATAGCAGAAAGTTTGCAGCTACACGTGATTTTCACCTTGATGCAACGCACAGCTTTGATCGAAGTCAGACTGCAATTCAGACGCTTGATGGACGTTTTACGAAAAGCAAGCAAAACGAAAAACCATTAGTCGTAGGAATTAATGTTGGTATGCTTGGCAACTATGCTGAAGAAGGTTGCGAGGAGCATAGTGACATCAAAGCATCGATCAAAGCTTTTCTTGAAAACCGCGCAGAAGATATCCCTGATAATCATACTTATTTAGACTTTGAACAATATCCGAAATTTACCCTCGGTCATGAAGGAAGCTCCTCAGATTTTGTTGAGCAGTTTCTTGCTCGCTTGACTAAACCGACACTTGAAAACCCGTTTTATGCTCTTTATTCGAACCAAGTCGAAAAGCAGGGACACACAAGGCTGACTGCAAACTTTGCGCTACTCGGACTTGCATCCGTTCAGAAAACTCTTATTTCATTGTTGCTTAAAGCGCGTTTAATCAAAGACCAATTTCTTACTGCACGTGCGTTGCTTGATTTTGTGTTCCAAAGTTTAGCCATGAAAGGTTACCTTTTTGACAATATCTTCTCTGGTGCAGACAATGAGCTACTTGATCATATTCAAAGCTTTGACCCTAGTAACCTCCATACTCGTGAAATTGATCAGTTTGTTCTTCAGTTTGACCTAGGCATAGAAGATAAAGGTTTTGCTCTGTTGAAAGAGCAAGTTAAAGAGCTTGGGGTATATGAAATAGAAAGTGCCGCCTCGTATTTGCGCTTGGCGTACTTACTTAAAGATGAAACTAAATTTGAGAATGATTACCTTAAGACTTTGAAAGTTGACTTCGAATCAACTCTGGTTGAGCAGTACGCATCTATGTGGCTTCTGCACAAAGACTTTGATGGTAAAGGAAAAGCTCGTCAAGTGATCACTCGTTTCTATAAAGATACGCTTATCTCGGCTATTCATCGTTACTGTAACCGTAATTCACCATCGTTAGCAAAAAATCAATACTTTGTTTCTGAATATAATGGCTTTAAAACCGCAGTTGAATTGGATGTTCGTGCAGATCATGCGAAAATTCGAAGCGGCGGTGTGAGTAAAGTTGGCTTGTTTAATGCGTATATTTTGGTCGATGATAAGTCAATTAACCCAATGCCAATAAGTATTAACTTGTTGGAGTTGTTAGATAAAATCAATAGAGGCTATCGTCCAAATAAGCATGACAAAAACGCAGTACTTCTTTTAGATGAAGTAATAGAACAAATTTGGTCCGTTGCAAACAAGAAAGATTCATTATTTATCATCGGGGATGAAAAACGCTATCAAGTCACCAACGAAGAAGATGAGTATTTTGAGGTAAGTGAGCTATAA